A genomic stretch from Asterias rubens chromosome 7, eAstRub1.3, whole genome shotgun sequence includes:
- the LOC117292557 gene encoding uncharacterized protein LOC117292557 has translation MSELNGYVSKEFKGSKGLLVAEGDRGSSSNKLDVNENGFRISPEIRDEGSVVVDGRCVLPIEERSGSMLIEPEAGDKWLVKDATEGGNHLGVLPEATDGCVSSSLDKDGVIVSSSLDRDDVMIESEVSNDLMDLPEFNDSLDTASELGNQLKVLPEDSDYNGWEIRDHYLVLPEVKDGLADASEHGDHLLVLPEVNNLLDVEFEPGDHLNVQPEVSDGSYDASEHSDHFVVLPKVTVELNEASEQGDHLVVLPEVTDDSNDASKHSNHFLVLPEVKDGPNDASEINDLPITPRERDCTISGSGGSVDEMISLEVSNNLTKSREGSGTSEVEDGLTSALETNDEGLVALEGRLDSLNTDDTSIDHSKAVGDSGFDPTDIQVTKYETSINTQSETSINTQPDTSDNTQPETSINTESEKSINTQSETSINTETETSTNTYPETSINTQSETSINAEAETSTNAQSETSINTQSEKSMKSESETLINTQSETSIHTRPDTSINTQSETSINTQSETLINTESETSINTQFDSSINTQLETVINTQSETLINTESETSINTQSATSISASPSEDRSSHSSSQEEQFNCMICGEGFSDPNKLSSHKLLHSVNFSKCEVCGKAFWTTDDLQHHRQLHSTDHDKCFSCDVCVAAFSTRSSLLNHQTISHPCKAQESSKKVNQEIRYVCRHCKDVFPCKQELLEHEANHAEKKPLICSRCSKVCTSLRSLQWHMATHKNKSYHCAKCGTSFKSYYLLSRHKQVHKDRPFSCDICRKTFRRQEALRNHCRHHEEESLICDKCNKKFKTRVEWNRHKRSHKTVEKHHDCDVCNKSYKQAAHLKKHKLSHKSTPKKKPHSCRFCQQSYSNLTKLSLHLQTHDKAKLGTSSGRSNGYNCGICSSSFKTFYSMKKHKQMHKERPYMCSICEETFTVDAALRRHKLRKCSSGYTCEVCNESFSTTHQLQSHSLKHISLKAYMCRFCHECFKTTKQLRKHMLLHTGSKPHICQVCNKRFAEFEKLTRHKKICNIGLKSSMLSKTSKQALDQNKTSNEQPVNEGLTGVDDATSGEGGSMLVEMSCAESLDCPQEVSADPESSQMSDTSNDAKPSPKVDLLISEIEKKKLQVRIEKFIIFICDVCDKSFASQSLFDRHMVKHNEEVPQRNQPLEKSVQNQEQQKQKSPKPVVIKQEPSTKPIKKEAHAMFKCDECSRAFPHEYGLNLHKKWVHAKDESHRCTTCGKTYKHKFHFTEHLKVSKSCNPASANEQETVKDKQETAKKLRCDVCGERFALIENYKDHVADHFDEAPVKCDSCDKRYTHKAGLEFHKAFLCNRTNDPNSAIKEFVQPKEFKCEVCNGQFSYIIRFKDHLRSHSDARPFSCEACGKSFKYPRDIRVHELKHCPRRTKAKPKIVTPMGNLNKQAGLKRRVSNPRKWKCKRCGKDFTSKELLALHSLDCALHQKGCLPYKRDKESEHQIDIQKHSCNSKPVVFKSVTLNCKVCGEKFNRFVRQGIEHANIKCKSCSILKTKPTGAKRTVKPKETVPGLSATHNATAKGSEEAQSKSAMIQKSPNKISNNIFANRTPLKQHKQNHNDKSFKCNKCNRKFVMLQALQMHKRKSHGSSDIRYLIQKKVKCNFCDKLFRFPYELERHEVTHSSEKQYKCECGKAFKLKYELNRHRRYSKHHKHQLGPEPGKTIRSPQAAKSPKSSGKPTQTRHDSEEDIDVDGIDVLQAPPLKPDPMHSDNNAKGSFSCNKCDKKFTLKKSHMLHERRCTALQCHFCSVFFTSLVSLRTHEKIHTGRGDTKLHSCYCGKSYSNRANLRRHQTQQHSTKTSLETREKIHTGLGDTKLHEHSCYCGKSYSNKTNLRRHQTKHHPTKTSVQLKQIAPSAAANRQQSSNARFKCRNCSKVFLDRRGLERHEKTKKFSLGCIDVPRGKEETAVHQSKPSKQTQRMDKNKCIRKPSGNNMVKRKANQKPQQNNAPRFGGTQHNRQSLESFKQHQQFPEGITFAHNPENHNQEVFRSGFGSTHPETFAENGPRPRVVSERFKCEVCAHVWSTKSMPEKKNKQKRACPSCGSVFSYKIHEQTSNKNIPQTKSVFKPTVKSHQSQRSDEEFPVVPSGSKDFHEEFSPTRSNPAHLQEVPGPERIRACRICGKFFMKNYILAHEQSHSNDIPVHRKVSETEESLCRSDGRNTNVERANLTQLKQSHYKPYPCESCSLSFGTVYNLQIHAAYYCNQLKKEATGEETQESTEGEQDLLKCGVCSTYFNSMPLLVDHMKRHK, from the coding sequence ATGTCGGAGCTGAACGGTTACGTCTCGAAAGAGTTTAAAGGTAGCAAGGGCTTACTTGTTGCAGAGGGAGACCGTGGGAGTTCATCTAATAAACTTGATGTCAATGAAAATGGTTTCAGGATTTCACCTGAGATCCGAGATGAGGGTTCAGTGGTGGTTGATGGCAGGTGTGTTTTGCCGATAGAGGAGAGGAGTGGTAGCATGCTGATTGAACCTGAAGCTGGCGACAAATGGTTGGTTAAAGATGCAACAGAAGGGGGCAATCATCTTGGGGTGTTACCAGAAGCTACTGATGGTTGTGTGTCTTCGTCGTTAGACAAAGATGGTGTAATTGTTTCTTCGTCGTTAGACAGAGATGATGTAATGATTGAATCGGAAGTCAGCAATGATTTGATGGATCTACCAGAATTTAACGATAGTTTGGATACTGCATCTGAACTCGGGAATCAATTAAAAGTTCTACCTGAAGATAGCGATTACAATGGGTGGGAGATCAGGGATCATTATTTAGTTCTGCCTGAAGTGAAGGATGGTTTAGCTGATGCATCTGAACATGGTGATCACTTGCTAGTTCTACCTGAAGTTAACAATTTGTTAGATGTTGAATTTGAACCGGGCGATCACTTGAATGTTCAACCTGAAGTTAGCGATGGTTCGTATGATGCATCTGAACATAGTGATCACTTCGTAGTTCTACCCAAAGTTACTGTTGAATTGAATGAAGCATCTGAACAGGGCGATCACTTGGTAGTTCTACCTGAAGTTACTGATGATTCGAACGATGCATCTAAACACAGCAATCACTTCCTGGTTCTACCCGAAGTTAAGGATGGTCCTAATGATGCATCTGAAATCAATGATCTGCCGATTACACCTAGAGAAAGAGATTGTACCATATCTGGATCAGGAGGCAGTGTTGATGAAATGATTTCACTAGAGGTCAGCAacaatttgacaaaatcacgTGAAGGAAGTGGTACAAGTGAAGTCGAGGATGGCCTCACATCTGCACTGGAGACTAATGATGAGGGTCTCGTTGCACTTGAGGGACGGCTGGATTCATTAAACACAGACGACACCAGTATTGATCATTCAAAAGCAGTGGGAGACAGCGGTTTTGATCCAACTGACATACAAGTGACTAAGTATGAGACATCCATCAACACTCAGTCCGAGACATCCATCAACACTCAGCCAGACACATCCGACAACACTCAGCCAGAGACATCCATCAACACTGAGTCTGAGAAATCCATTAACACTCAGTCTGAGACATCCATCAACACTGAGACTGAGACATCCACTAACACTTACCCAGAGACATCCATCAACACTCAGTCTGAGACATCCATCAACGCTGAGGCTGAGACATCCACTAACGCTCAATCAGAGACATCCATTAACACTCAGTCCGAGAAATCCATGAAATCTGAGTCTGAGACACTCATAAACACTCAGTCTGAGACATCCATCCACACTCGACCAGACACATCCATCAACACTCAGTCTGAGACATCCATCAACACTCAGTCAGAGACACTCATCAACACAGAGTCTGAGACATCCATCAACACTCAGTTCGATTCATCCATCAACACTCAGTTGGAAACAGTCATCAACACTCAGTCAGAGACACTCATCAACACAGAGTCTGAGACATCCATCAACACTCAGTCTGCGACATCCATCAGTGCTTCACCCAGTGAGGACAGATCTTCCCACTCCTCTTCCCAGGAAGAGCAGTTCAACTGCATGATCTGTGGTGAGGGGTTCTCTGATCCAAACAAACTTTCATCTCACAAACTTCTCCATTCTGTCAATTTCAGTAaatgtgaggtttgtggtaaagCCTTCTGGACTACAGATGATCTACAACATCACAGACAGTTGCACTCCACTGATCATGATAAATGCTTCAGTTGTGATGTTTGCGTTGCGGCTTTTAGTACAAGAAGTAGCTTGTTGAATCATCAGACGATTTCACACCCATGTAAAGCTCAGGAATCATCTAAGAAAGTCAACCAGGAGATCAGATATGTTTGCAGACATTGTAAGGACGTGTTTCCATGCAAACAGGAGCTTCTTGAACATGAAGCCAACCATGCAGAAAAGAAACCATTAATCTGTAGTAGGTGTAGCAAGGTCTGCACCAGTCTAAGAAGTCTGCAGTGGCACATGGCAACGCACAAGAATAAGAGTTACCACTGCGCTAAGTGTGGGACATCCTTCAAGTCATACTACCTTCTTAGCAGACACAAGCAAGTCCATAAAGACAGACCGTTTTCTTGTGATATTTGCAGGAAAACATTTAGAAGACAAGAGGCACTCAGAAACCACTGCAGACATCATGAAGAAGAATCTCTCATCTGTGACAAATGCAATAAGAAGTTTAAGACCAGAGTTGAATGGAACCGACATAAGAGAAGTCATAAGACTGTAGAAAAGCATCATGATTGTGATGTGTGCAACAAGTCCTACAAACAAGCTGCACATCTCAAGAAGCATAAACTATCTCACAAAAGTACACCTAAAAAGAAGCCTCATTCATGTAGATTTTGCCAGCAAAGCTACAGCAATCTCACTAAACTGAGTCTGCATCTTCAAACTCATGACAAGGCAAAGCTAGGAACATCATCTGGTCGGAGTAACGGCTACAATTGTGGAATTTGCAGCAGTTCTTTCAAGACCTTTTACAGCATGAAAAAGCACAAACAGATGCACAAAGAAAGGCCTTATATGTGTAGTATTTGCGAGGAGACGTTCACGGTGGATGCTGCACTACGTAGACACAAACTGAGAAAATGTTCAAGTGGCTACACTTGCGAAGTCTGCAACGAGAGTTTCAGCACCACACATCAGCTGCAGAGTCACAGCCTTAAACACATCTCATTGAAAGCCTACATGTGTAGATTCTGTCATGAGTGTTTCAAGACCACAAAGCAATTGAGGAAGCACATGTTACTCCACACAGGCAGCAAGCCTCACATCTGTCAGGTGTGCAACAAGAGGTTTGCTGAGTTTGAAAAACTCACAAGACACAAGAAAATCTGCAATATCGGTCTGAAGTCTAGTATGCTCTCAAAAACATCTAAGCAAGCTCTCGACCAAAACAAGACCTCTAATGAACAACCTGTAAATGAGGGGTTAACGGGTGTAGATGATGCAACATCTGGCGAAGGTGGGTCGATGCTGGTTGAGATGTCATGTGCTGAAAGTCTTGACTGTCCGCAAGAAGTCTCTGCAGATCCTGAGTCATCTCAGATGAGTGACACATCAAATGATGCAAAGCCAAGTCCAAAGGTAGATCTTCTCATCAGTGAAATAGAGAAAAAGAAGTTGCAAGTCCgtattgaaaaatttataaTCTTCATTTGTGATGTTTGTGACAAGAGCTTTGCATCGCAGAGCTTGTTCGACCGACACATGGTTAAACACAATGAGGAAGTGCCTCAAAGGAACCAGCCACTTGAAAAGTCTGTGCAAAATCAAGAACAGCAAAAACAGAAGAGTCCGAAACCTGTTGTTATTAAACAGGAACCGTCAACCAAACCCATAAAAAAAGAAGCTCATGCGATGTTCAAATGTGATGAATGTAGCAGGGCATTCCCTCACGAGTATGGTTTAAATCTCCACAAGAAGTGGGTTCATGCCAAGGATGAGAGTCATCGATGCACAACTTGCGGAAAAACCTACAAGCACAAATTTCACTTTACAGAACATTTGAAAGTCTCAAAGAGTTGTAACCCTGCAAGTGCCAATGAACAGGAGACAGTAAAAGATAAACAGGAGACAGCAAAAAAGCTAAGATGTGATGTTTGTGGTGAAAGATTCGCCTTGATTGAAAACTACAAAGACCACGTAGCCGACCACTTTGATGAAGCCCCAGTGAAGTGCGACTCGTGTGATAAACGTTACACTCATAAAGCTGGCTTGGAATTCCATAAGGCCTTTCTGTGCAATAGAACAAATGATCCAAACAGTGCCATCAAAGAATTTGTACAACCAAAGGAATTCAAGTGCGAAGTTTGTAACGGCCAATTCTCTTATATTATTCGATTTAAAGACCATTTGAGAAGCCACAGTGATGCAAGGCCATTCAGCTGTGAGGCGTGTGGAAAATCTTTTAAGTATCCACGTGACATCAGAGTCCATGAGCTCAAACATTGTCCCAGAAGAACAAAAGCAAAGCCCAAGATAGTAACACCAATGGGAAATCTCAACAAGCAAGCGGGTCTCAAGCGGAGGGTTTCAAATCCCCGTAAATGGAAGTGCAAGCGTTGTGGGAAAGACTTCACATCAAAGGAACTCCTCGCTTTGCACAGTCTTGACTGTGCACTCCATCAAAAAGGTTGTCTACCGTACAAACGTGATAAAGAGTCTGAGCACCAAATTGACATCCAAAAGCACAGTTGTAATAGCAAACCTGTGGTTTTTAAGAGTGTCACATTGAATTGTAAAGTTTGCGGTGAAAAGTTCAACAGATTTGTACGTCAGGGTATTGAGCATGCAAACATTAAGTGTAAGAGCTGCAGTATTCTCAAGACAAAACCTACAGGAGCAAAGAGAACAGTAAAACCTAAGGAAACCGTGCCAGGACTAAGTGCCACTCACAATGCAACTGCTAAAGGTTCTGAGGAAGCACAAAGCAAGTCGGCAATGATTCAGAAATCCCCAAACAAGATTAGCAACAATATCTTTGCAAACAGGACTCCACTCAAACAGCACAAGCAAAACCACAATGACAAGTCATTTAAGTGCAACAAGTGTAACAGGAAGTTTGTTATGCTTCAAGCCCTACAGATGCACAAGCGTAAAAGCCATGGCTCTTCAGACATCCGATACCTAATACAGAAAAAGGTGAAGTGCAACTTTTGTGATAAGTTGTTTCGTTTTCCATATGAGCTAGAGAGACATGAGGTTACGCATTCCTCGGAGAAACAATACAAATGTGAGTGTGGCAAAGCCTTTAAGCTGAAGTACGAACTCAATAGGCATCGACGCTACTCGAAGCATCACAAACATCAGTTAGGTCCGGAACCTGGCAAAACTATTAGATCACCCCAAGCAGCAAAAAGCCCCAAGAGTTCTGGAAAACCAACACAAACAAGGCATGATTCTGAAGAAGACATAGATGTTGATGGTATTGATGTTCTTCAAGCACCACCCCTGAAGCCTGATCCAATGCATTCAGATAATAATGCTAAAGGATCATTCAGTTGTAACAAGTGTGATAAGAAGTTCACCCTTAAGAAATCCCATATGCTGCATGAGCGGAGATGCACCGCTCTACAGTGCCACTTTTGCAGTGTCTTCTTCACTAGTTTAGTAAGCTTGAGGACTCATGAGAAAATACATACCGGGCGTGGAGACACAAAACTACACTCATGCTATTGTGGGAAATCATATTCAAATAGAGCGAACCTTAGAAGGCATCAGACTCAACAACATTCGACAAAGACAAGCTTGGAGACTCGTGAGAAAATACATACCGGGCTTGGAGACACAAAACTACATGAACACTCATGCTATTGTGGGAAGTCATATTCGAACAAAACGAATCTTAGAAGGCATCAGACCAAACACCATCCGACAAAGACATCTGTTCAGTTAAAACAGATTGCACCATCTGCCGCTGCCAACCGACAACAGTCGTCCAATGCGCGGTTTAAGTGTCGTAACTGTAGCAAGGTGTTCCTGGATCGACGTGGACTGGAACGCCATGAGAAAACCAAGAAATTTAGTCTTGGATGTATTGATGTACccagaggtaaagaagaaacAGCAGTACATCAATCCAAACCATCTAAACAGACGCAGAGAATGGACAAAAACAAATGCATTCGGAAACCGTCGGGCAACAACATGGTGAAACGTAAAGCCAACCAAAAACCACAGCAAAACAATGCTCCTCGTTTTGGTGGCACCCAACACAACAGACAGTCATTGGAATCCTTTAAACAACACCAACAATTTCCAGAAGGTATTACGTTTGCACACAACCCTGAAAATCATAATCAAGAGGTATTTAGGTCTGGTTTTGGGAGTACACACCCAGAAACATTTGCAGAGAATGGGCCAAGACCAAGAGTTGTAAGTGAACGATTCAAATGTGAAGTCTGTGCTCATGTTTGGAGCACGAAGTCTATGccagaaaaaaagaataaacaaaagcGTGCTTGCCCAAGTTGTGGTTCTGTCTTCTCATATAAAATCCATGAACAAACTTCAAATAAGAACATCCCCCAAACCAAAAGTGTCTTCAAGCCAACCGTCAAAAGCCACCAGTCACAAAGGAGTGATGAAGAGTTCCCAGTTGTACCCAGTGGCAGTAAAGATTTCCATGAAGAATTTTCTCCTACTAGGAGCAATCCCGCTCACCTACAAGAAGTACCTGGTCCTGAGAGAATCCGTGCCTGCAGAATTTGTGGAAAGTTTTTCATGAAGAATTATATTTTAGCACATGAACAAAGTCACTCCAACGACATTCCTGTTCATCGCAAGGTGAGTGAAACAGAGGAGAGTTTGTGCAGAAGTGACGGCCGCAATACAAACGTGGAGAGAGCCAACTTGACACAGCTTAAGCAGAGTCATTATAAGCCTTACCCCTGTGAGAGTTGCAGTCTTAGTTTTGGCACAGTATATAACCTTCAGATACATGCGGCTTATTATTGCAACCAGCTGAAAAAAGAAGCGACTGGTGAAGAAACACAAGAATCCACTGAAGGAGAACAGGATTTACTCAAGTGTGGAGTCTGCTCAACTTACTTCAACAGcatgccacttctggttgaccacATGAAACGCCATAAATAG